CACAACCGACATGCCCCGTGCGATAATAAATGACCGGGACTCTTCCTGGAAATAGGATCGATTCAATGCCTTGGTTAATGCATTCATTCCCTTAGAAGCAGACCAAATCGTTGCGAGTATACCAAAGGAAAGTAATCCACCATTACGATTATTTAAGATTTCACCTAATGTCTTTTCAATGAGCGTTGCGACGCTTACTGGCGCATAGTCTCTTATAAAAAGAAAGATTTCAGACTGATCAAGATTTAAATAGGGCAACAGTGTAATCATAAAGATTAATAGAGGAAATAATGATAATAGAAAAAAGAAAGCGAGCTGTGATGCAAGACCAGTCACATCAACTTTCTTAATTCTAGTCAATAATTCCTTCATAAAACCGTTAAGCGTTGTGACATCAAATTGGTCAAGCTCGCCATCTTTCACATCATTCAAAAATCTACCGACAGCGGAATCATTCATAAATTTTGCCTTTTGATTTTTAACGTGTTCTTTGTGTTTAAGTTGTGATGATGCTGATTTCTTTTTGGTCTTAGGAGTTGTTGAAACGTCCCTTTCCATCGTTTTACCACTCCTTTCTTTGTCTAGTGCTTTCCTAATTCGTCTTGGGTTTGTTCATTGACAATTGCTTTATATTCATCTTTCGATTCAACAAAAGCTTCTTTTGTATCAACAACTAACTCTTTCACTTGAGGTGTAAGCTGCTTGATTTCGTCAACTTTTTCTTTTATATAGGACGCGTCCTCAGAAAACTTCTCATACATAGTTTCGTACTTGTCCTTTTTCTCTTGGATTTTTAACTTCAAAGCATCTGTATTTTGTGAATAATAACGAACTGTCGAGAACATTTTCTTGGATTTTCCTACTACTTGATTACGGGTTGATCTGTCTAATAAACTTGCCGCACCACCAAGAAGTGCACCTAAAACAATATACGTACCAAATTTATTTTTTCCCATTAAAAGTCCTCCAATTTTCAACATTTTCAATGATTTCATTATACCCTTTACAAGTCAGAAGAAAACATATTTATCTTATCATAAAAAAAAGCTTGACTACTCACTCAATTTTCGTAAAATTGAAATAAGTTTTCAAGAAATAGAAGATCAAGGAGGAAGTATATGAAAATCGACACGAGCTAGAGATATTTCGTTCACCAAAAAACATTATCGGCAAGTTAAGTGATGAGCAGATGATAGAAATTTAATAAGAAAACAGGAGGGAAAAAGAATGCTAGAATTACTCGATAGAATCGGTGGGTTTGTATGGGGGCCGCCTTTACTTATTTTACTTGTCGGAACAGGTATCTTTTTAACATTTAAGCTCGGTGTCATTCAACTGAGGTTATTACCGTACTCTTTAAAGCTCGTCTTCTCGAAAAACCAAGACAAATCGTCGGAAGGAGATATTTCCCACTTCCAAGCGTTAATGACCGCAATGGCTGCAACAGTCGGAGTTGGTAATATTGTCGGAGTTGCAACAGCGGTAGTCTTAGGTGGTCCTGGGGCAATCTTTTGGATGTGGGTAGCTGGATTTTTCGGGATGGCGACGAAATACGGTGAAGCAATATTAGCAGTGAAATACCGTGTGAAAGACGCAAAAGGACAAATGGCTGGGGGGCCAATGTATTATCTTGAACACGGCTTAAAGCAAAAGTGGTTAGGGGTTTTATTTGCAATATTTGGCGCCCTTGCTGCGTTCGGGATTGGAAACGGGACACAATCCAAAGCAGTAGCAGACATTATGTCGAGTACATTTTCAGTTCCACATTGGATAACAGGTGTTGTACTCTTTGTCATTGCTGGAATGGTTCTTTTAGGTGGAATAAAAGTAATTGGACGCGTTACTTCTTTTTTCGTTCCAATTATGGCTCTTTTCTATATCATTGCAGGTCTAATTGTCATGGTGATGAACATTCACCTGGTGCCTGAAGCATTCGGGATTATTTTCAAGTTTGCTTTCACAGGAGAAGCAGCCGCAGGTGGAGCGATCGGAGCAGCAATTCGTTTTGGGGTCGCACGTGGACTCTTCTCCAACGAAGCAGGTCTTGGTTCAGCGCCAATTGCAGCGGCAGCGGCTAAAACAGATTTACCTGGTCGTCAAGCACTCGTCTCGATGACACAAGTTCTATTTGATACATTAATTATTTGTTCGATTACTGGGGTAACGATTGTCATGTCTGGACAGTGGAAAGATACTTCAATTCAAGCAGGTGCGCTAACAGCAGAAGCATTTGGAACATTTCTAGGAGGAGCCGGCCCGATCATTGTAGCAATCGGATTAATATTCTTTGCTACATCGACGATTTTTGGTTGGGGTTACTACGGGGAAAAATGTTTCCAGTACCTATTTCCAAATGAAAAGGCAGTTATGGGTTATAGAGCCGTATTCGTATGCTTTATCTTGGTTGGTGCAACAGCTTCGCTTGACGTCATTTGGGCTTTAGCTGATGTACTAAATGGACTCATGGCAATTCCGAACTTAATTGGACTTCTTGGATTGTCTGGTGTCATTATTTTAGAAACAAAGCGATTCCAAGACAAACTAAAAGCAGAAAGAGAGAATACTACGAAGGAATAATTTTCAATCTATTTGACAGCTAATAGAAATCATGTAATGATTAGTAGCAATTAAGGAAAGGTGGCTACGAATCATGGACTTGACAAAACCTACCTATGAGAACATTTCATTTATAGTTGAACAAATAAAAGAAAAACTTCGTATGGCTAACGTCGATGCGATGAAACCTGAAAGTTTTAAAACTGAAAAGTATGACGAATTACTGTTCATGTATGAAATGGTTATGAAACGTCAACACATCAGTTCCAATGAAGTAGAAGCAATCGCTGCCGAACTTGGGGCATTGCGTAAATAAAGTACAACTTCACTCAGCGGAGGGGTTTCATCCCCCACTGAGTGTTAGTTGAATTTATCGGGCTGTTACAGGCTGTTAATCTTCTACATATGCTTAGCGTCTGCGGAATAAAAAAATAGGGTCGCCACCAAGCTGTTCTACTTACGGTTATGGGATACCCTTTTTTTCTTCCTAGATCATTGTTTTATTCAATTGGATTTATCGTACCATCTTGTAATATAAGTGGTTTAATTAACACTTCTACACGACGATTTTTACTTCTACCTTCCGCTGTGTCATTATCACCTATCGGTTGAAATTCCCCGTATCCTTTTGCACTAAACAATAAAGGATCTACGTGTTCATTTTTCATGATCAGTTTTAATAAATTAACGGCACGCATAACACTCAAATCCCAGTTCGATGAAAACTCCGCACTATTCATCGGTACATTATCTGTGTGCCCTGCTATCACAATCTGTCGTGGCGGATCGAATACTAACAACTCCGCTAATTCAGCCGCAAGCGGCAAATATTCTTCTTTAATAGCCGCACTTCCCGGATTAAATAAAATACTATCCCGAATGGTAACGAGGAGTCCCTCTTCTGTCATTGTTGTTTCAAATTGATTTTCCAGTTCGTGTACTGCTATATACTCATCTACGCGGTTCCGAATTCCCTCTAAAGATTTCTGATCCTCGATGTAGGAGTTTATCTCTTCCCGATCACTTATATATTCTTTTGGGATTGGTGCAGAACTTGGTGCAGAATGATCCATAATCCCCTTTCCGCCATCAAATATTTCATTGAAAACGGCAGACATCTCTTCTAATTTTTCCGCGTCTATTGAACTGGATGCAAAAAGGACAATAAATAATGCCAAAAGCAGTGTCATTAAATCAGCATAAGGTAATAGCCAAGATTCATCTATTTTTCCAGAATCCTTCTTTCTTCTCTTACGTCTCCTCGACAACTTGGCCAGCCTCCCTTTCATCCCGATCGCTTGTAGCCAATTTGCGTCTTTCTTCCAATGAAAGGTAAGATGATAGTTTCTGTTCGATGACACGAGGAGCTTCACCTTCAAGTACGGATAATATTCCTTCAATCATCATCATCTTTTGGCGTGATTCTTCAGCCGATTTTCGTCGAAGTTTATTCGCAAATGGATGCCAAAGCACATAACCTGTGAAAATCCCAAGTAGCGTTGCAATAAATGCTGCTGAAACTGCTGCGCCTAATACGTTAATATCATTTAAATCCTTTAGCGCGGCAATCAGCCCTACAACCGCACCTAATACACCGAGCGTAGGTGCGTATGTACCGGCTTGTGAAAATATGAGGGCACCCGAAGCATGTCGATCCTCCATCGCTTCCACTTCTTCACTCAGTACATCTCGAATATAATCCGCGTTTTGCCCATCTATTGCGAGACCAAGTCCATTTTTTAAAAATGGATCATCTATATCTTCCGTTTTTGCTTCTAAAGATAATAAGCCTTCACGTCGCGCCACATCGGCCCATCTCGAAAACATACGGACAACCTCAGAATCTGATGCTAGTTTTTGCTCTTTAAAAAGTATCCCAAATAGTTTAGGCACTCTCTTCAATTCACTTGTCGGAAATGCAATAATGACTGACGCTGCAGTTCCTAAAAAAATAATGAGAACTGCCGCCATATTAAATAAACTCTCTAGCATAACGCCTTTCATTACCATTCCAACGACAAGCGCAACGATCCCAATTACGAGACCGATTACTGTTGAAAAATCCATCTGAAGCCCCCCAAATATTCCATTCTTATTTTTATTTCGGCTTAAATTCGACATTCTTTAGAACAGTCGATCGAATTCGGTATATTTCTTTTTAAAATATGACATTTCATTCACAATATACGTTGCACAGCAACTTTCTAAATTGTACTATTATACTGAAGGAACCAACACTTCAAGAAAATTAAATGAATCATATCGAACAAGTCCATACAAATCTAGTCAGACTTTTATGTACTTGCCAATAAAGAAGGGAGATATTCATCATTGCCTACATTTGAACAACAACTTCATCATTATGCCGAATTAGCTGTAGAAGTCGGGGTCAACATTCAACCCGACCAGATTCTTTTTATCAATGCTTCCACAGATTCTGTTGAATTCGTTAGACTCATTACTGAAAAAGCATACGACGCAGGGGCTCGCCAAGTCATGGTGGACTTTAGTGACGATGTTTTATCACGTCTTCGTTTTGAAAAAGCGCCGGAGGATTCTTTTGCTGAGTTTCCGGAATGGAAAGTACTTGAACGAGAAAAGCTTGCTGAAAAGGGTGCAGCATTTATGAGCATCGTGTCTCAAAGTCCTGATTTACTTAGCGGTATCGATCCAACACGTATTGCTACTGCTCAAAAAGCTTCTGGCCAAGCACTTGATAAGTTTCGCCAATTGCTACAAGCTGATACATTTAGCTGGACAGTAATTGCAGCCCCCTCTCCAGCATGGGCTGCAAAAGTTTTTCCGAATTTACCAACTGAAGAACAAATTCCTGCATTATGGAATGCCATTTTTAAAGCTGTGCGCGCCAACACTGAAAATCCAGTGGAAGCATGGGTAGAACACGATAAAACTTTACATGAAAAAGTAGACTATTTAAATGATAAACGCTATGCAAAACTACATTATCGTGCACCAGGAACAGATTTAATAGTAGATCTTCCTAAAGGTCATCTTTGGTGTGGCGCTGGGAGTGTCAATCGTCAAGGTCATTCGTTTATGGCCAATATGCCAACGGAAGAAGTATTCACCGTCCCGCATAAAACAGGTGTAAACGGCTACGTATCAAGCACAAAACCTTTAAGTTATGGTGGAAACATTATCGATAATTTTAAATTAACATTTCAAGATGGACAAGTTACAGAAATTAAAGCAGAACAAGGCGAAGATGTTCTTCAGCAACTTATTGATACAGATGAAGGTGCCAAATATCTTGGCGAGGTTGCGCTCGTTCCACATGCATCGCCAATTTCCGAGTCCAACATTTTATTTTTCAACACACTTTTCGATGAAAATGCATCGAATCACTTCGCATTAGGAAGTGCCTATGCGTTTTGTTTAGAAGGTGGGAAAACAATGCCACGCGAGGAATTGGAAGAACATGGGTTAAATCAAAGTATTACACATGTGGACTTTATGGTTGGCTCAGAAGATATGGATATTGATGGCATTTTAGAAGATGGAACTGCCGAACCGATATTCCGTAATGGTAACTGGGCATTTTAACAGAACGATAACGGGAATGTTTGCATTTTGTCACAATTCTAAAATATATCGTATCCCCCCCTTAATTTTTCCAACATTCTATTGTATAATAAAATTAAAGAGATTAGGATGATAGAGAGGGGTCAAAGAAATGGGCTTAATGTACTTAACAGTAATCGGATATATGGTATTAATGGGTCTATCTGCAGGATTTATCATGCACTACCTCATTCAAGCGTTCGATTCTAAGCAAGCGACTATTATAGATTCAAAACCAGATACAGATTACTAATATTTATGTAACCGCGTTCATTATCGACTTTTCGATATTGGGCGCTTTTTCTTTTTCTAGTAACGCTAAATAAACTGAACTCACCAATCGTACACTTTTTTTAATACTGTCTCTTTTAATATTTCTTATCTTTTTGTACAATAAAAGAATCACATATAGATTGGAGCACGATTATGGCACTTCTTACAGAAATTCTTCAATTTAACGAAATGTTCGTGGAAGAAAAACAATATGAACAGTACGTGACAACAAAGTTTCCTGATAAACGCATTGTCATCCTAACATGTATGGATACACGTCTAACTGAGTTACTTCTCAAATCAATGAATTTTAAAAATGGAGATGTCAAACTGATTAAAAGTGCCGGCGCAGTCGTCACTCATCCCTTTGGCGGTATTATGCGAAGTCTTATCGTTGCAGTTTACGAGCTTCAAGCTGATGAAGTCTTTATCGTTGGGCATCACGATTGTGGTATGAGCTCAATTGACACAAAGAAAATCATTGGGCATATGGTTGACCGCGGTATCGACAGTAGTCTCTTTAATACGCTTAAATATTCAGGTATCGATATGAAAGAATGGCTCCACGGCTTTAATGATGTCACTGAAAGCGTGAAGAACAGTGTTGACTTGGTAAAAAATCATCCATTAATGGATCCTGAAGTTCCTGTGCATGGCCTCGTGATTGATCCTGAAACAGGGAAATTAGACACGATCATCAATGGATATGAATAAATCCCCCTTATTTCTATCTGATATTTCCCGGGAAATCGACAGTAAATTTGCGATTAAATTTATCTGTTCGCCTAACGACAAACTTGCATACTCTTAAACACTGATTTAAAAAGCCGACTCCTCGTTAAAGGAATCGGCCTTTTATTTTTGCTATTAATTTCCGTAAAACAGTCTTACCCTTTCAGAAATCATCTTCGAGGATTGCATACATATAATGGTCTTCCCAAACCCCGTTAATATAAAGAATTTTCCTCAATAACCCTTCGCGCAAATAGCCCGATTTTTCCAGCACAGCTATCGAGCCAGCATTTCTTGGTGACACATACGCCTCTACCCGATGAAGTGCCACTGAGTTAAATGCAAATGCTGTCACCAGGCGTAATGCTTCGGTGCCAATTCCTCGTCCAATTTGTCTTTCATCTATTGAGTAACCGACAAATCCACTTGAAAAAGGAAGCCGCTTAATACTATAAAGTGATATATGTCCGATTAACTCACTTGTTTTCGCATCAAAAATCCCGAAATTGTATTCTCGCCGATCTCGCATTTGATAAATTGATTCTCTTATTTTCTCCCGCTGTCTCGATACTGTGTAAAAACCAGGTTCTTGACGAGGTTCAAATACAGACCAATATTTTTTATTGGCGATTAATACTTTCGTAAACATTGTTGCATCGTCTTCAGTCAAAATGCGTAAATAACATTTTTCACCTTCTAATAAAATCATCTAAATCAACCTTCTTCGGCTGTTAGTTCTAAAAATTCCTCAACGTCTTTCACACAAAGTGCGACACCTTTTGCCCAAAAAGCTTCTTGTGTGATATCTTCACCGAGGTGCTTCATCGCAAGTTCTTCTACAGTCATCACTGCCGTGTCGCGCAACAACGCCATATACTTCTCTTCGAAACCTGCGCCTTCTTCAAGTGCTTTTGCATAAATACTTAACGAGAATAAATACCCAAACGTATATGGAAAATTGTAAAACGGAACTTGAGTAATGTAGAAATGTAATTTTGAAGCCCAGAAATGCGGATGTGTTGTATCAAGCGCATCACCATATGCTTCTCGTTGTGCTTCTTCCATTAGCGTGTTCAAACGAGCGGCTGAAACAATCCCTTTACGACGTTCTTCATAAAATCTCGTCTCAAACAAAAATCTTGCATGAATGTTCATGAAGAATGCAACACTACGTTGAATTTTATCTTCGAGTAATGCAATCTTTTCTTCTTTCGTTTCTGCTGCTTTCACGGCCGCATCTGCAACAATCATCTCTGCAAAAGTCGATGCAGTCTCTGCAACGCCCATCGCATAGCCTCTATTTAACCAGTGTACAGGACGAAGCACATAGGAGTGGAAAGCATGTCCAAGCTCATGAGCGAGTGTCGCAACGTTGGACATCGAGCCACTATACGTCATGAAGATTCGGGATTGTTCTGACATCGGCATCCCTGTACAGAAACCGCCTGGTCGCTTATTCGCACGGTCTTCTGCCTCAATCCAACTATCCTCGAATGCCATTCTTGAAAATGATTCAAGTTCAGATCCGAACTCTCCAAAATGCTTAAGGATGAATTCTGCTCCTTCTTGGTAAGGCATCGTTTTCGTTGATTCTGTAACCGGTGCCTCTAAGTCATACCAATTCATCTTTTCCGTTCCGAGCATTTCTGCTTTCACGTTCAAATAATTTACGAATGGTTCTTTATTCGCTCCGATTGCTCCCCACATCGCATTTAATGTGTCTTCACTCATTCGGTTACGAAGAAGTGGTTCTTTTAATACGGAATTCCACCCACGTTTTTCATAAACTGCTAATCTGAAGCCAGCTAGGTGGTTAAGTGTTGTAGCAAAGAACTCTTCCTTGTCTTTCCAGGCAACTTCTAATTTTTCAAAGGACTCTTTTCGAACAGCTGCGTGTTGACTTGAACTTAAGTTAGACGCTTGACCAACAGATAACTCTTTTACTTCACCATCAACTTCAACTTTTACTTTAATATCCGCAACAAGTTGGTCATAAAGTTGTCCCCAACTATGATAACCATCTACACTTAATGCTGTGATTAGACTTTCTTCTTCTTCAGATAGTTTTATCGCTACCTCTTCCCGCCATTCATTTAACACGAAACTGAATTCGTTCAATTCCGTGGATTCCATTAATTTTGCCCATACATCACTGTCTACCTTGGCGAGTTTTTGTTGAAATTTCAACATAACCGTCTGAAATTCTGCACCGAGTGCCCCTACTTCACCTTGTAAAAGCAATGCCTTTTTATCCGTAGTGTCGGCAGCTAAATAACATCCAATGACTGCTCCCGCTTGCCTTAAATTCACGGCTGTGTCTTTTACCAATTCAATTAAGCGAAAGACTTCTTGCGATTCATTCACTGATGTTGGTATATCAAATATATCAATATTTTCTTTTACCACATTTATTTTTTCTTTCACATTATCAAGATGTGTACGTAATTCGGGTGAACTACTCCCACCTTTAAAGAAAACATCTAAATCCCAAACTTCCGAATACTTCATCTGTATTTTTCCCCCTCTTACGTTTCCAATTTTCTAAATAGATACTTCTATTGTAGCATGTAATTTCGATATGCGAACCAATACATTTTGCTACGAACTGATATTTGTGACGAAAACTTCACACTTTTTACCGTAAAACACAATTTTCCTCTGTATACTTATAGATAGGAGGATTTTAACATGATTCGATTTTTTAGTATGGCAATAATTCTTTTCGTTAGTCTTATCGTTATTGGCACTGCAGAAATCGTTCCTTTTAATGGAATCACCGCTATTGAAATTATGAATAGACTCCCTGTGCTGTTAACACCTGCAAGCTATGTGTTTCTGATTTGGATCCTAATATATATTTTCTTAGTGACTTGGCTCCTCGGATTCTGGCGACATCAACGACGACAATCAGGAAAAGTGTTCAACATTAGATTTTTGTTTTTCATCATAAGCTTACTATTCAATATGCTTTTGATTCTCCTATGGCATTATGAGTTCTTTATGTGGGCAATTATTATAATGGTTGGATTGTTACTTACCATCTCTGCCATTTATTTTTCATATCCCAAAACCGAAAACCTCATTTTGTTTCGCGTACCAATTTCAATATTTTTCGGTTGGAGTGTATTTTCTTTTATTATTTTAATTAATTATACGTTGGTATTTGTCGAATGGAGTGGCTTTGGAATTAGCCAATCATTATGGGCCGTCATCTTTTTAACACTAGCAACCGCAATCGCCCTTCATTTTTTATATCATTATGAAGATAAGGCATTTAATATTGTTTTTATGTGGGGATTTATTGGAATCGCAGTAAAAAATGGATTCGATTCTCTATTCGTGACTACTGCTGCATTGTTCTTAACCGCCGTCATTGGTGCATGCTTTTATCTATTCAAAAATAAACAGGTATCTGCCAGCGAATGACACAATATGTATTTTAAAAAACGCCTTTCTCCAAAAGTATAGAGAAAGACGTTTTTTTATGCTGTTTTTAATAATCTTGGTGCGCTTGTAAATAGCAAACTCGCCACAATGCTACATAATAAAATAGAAGGTATCATGTAACTTGCATTGTAGACTAAAGAATATAACCAAACCGGCTGGCCAGCAGGAGCATATTCTCCGAAGAATACAATTCCTCCAACGAAATGAATAAAGAATCGTAGAAGACCACCAATAACCGAACCGATGACAATCGCTGCAACCATACTCCCTTTGCGCCCTTTGGCCATACTATTTGCTAACCAAATTCCAGTAATTGCTGCAATCCCAACCAATGTATAAGCTAACGTATAATCCATTAAAGCCTGCGCCCAATGAAATATCGTCCCACCAGTAATCAGTTGTAATAAACCGCTTAGAAATCCTGTTAGTAAACCACCACTGATGCCCCAACGGAATGCCATGACAATAATTGGTAGCATAGACAGTGTAATTGAACCACCTTGTGGCATGACAAAAACCGTAAGTTTATCTAAAATAAATGATAAAGCCCCGAGTATGGCTACCTCCATTAAAAACTGTAATCTTTTCCTTTGCATAACAATTTTCCTCCCTACATGTCTTGTAGAGATGTAATGAACAAACCCGTTCTCTTATATTTTCTCGACACCATTTATCTTAAAGCCGTAATAAATTGCCTAATGTTTTAAATCTAACAGCGCAGTAGGGTACCTACGCACTACATCAAGATTTACAAAGGTATTCCAAACTTTATCGTGTCTTAAGCAAAAAAAATAGACATCCCGTGTAGAACGGAACATCTTCATATAAGGCGAAGTGTGCTTCACTTCGACAACATGTCTGTTTCCATCCACATCCCTACGCAAGTATGAACTTACAGGTTCAAAGGGTCAGAACAGATTGTTCTTTCTCAGCCAATAGGCTCCCCTTGTGGTAATACTTATCAGTTTAATTGTATAAGAGTTCACTATATTAAGCAAGCTATACTTATATGCCCCTAGCTTTGGAAGGAGGTTTTCATTTTTATGTCGAATAAAAAAATATTAAGTGCCCTTTGTTATTTTAGTGTATTCTTTTTTCCTTTATTATTACCGTTTGTAATCTATTTCGTTTCTGAGGAACTAGAAGTTAAATATCATGCAAAACGCTCCCTTATTTCACACTTTGTTCCAGTTGTTATATTGATTTGTGGTGTGATTATTTTCTCCTTTTCCATGCTTACTGTTGAGAAGAGAATGATGACGATTGTCAACGGTAGTTTTGACTTTTGGAGCATAGCCCCTTTTCTATTCACGCTTATTTATAGCTTGTTATTTATTGTGATTATTATTTGGAATGTCTTTCAAGGTGTAAAGGTGTTAAAATAACAACTTCATTCAAAATTGGTCCTGAACTCTTTTTTTAGAGTACAGGCTTTTTTTATTTCTAATTTTTATATGGTATAGTGTAGGATGTAATTAAATGAACGGTAAGAAAGGATTTGTTT
This window of the Sporosarcina pasteurii genome carries:
- a CDS encoding YihY/virulence factor BrkB family protein; translated protein: MNDSAVGRFLNDVKDGELDQFDVTTLNGFMKELLTRIKKVDVTGLASQLAFFFLLSLFPLLIFMITLLPYLNLDQSEIFLFIRDYAPVSVATLIEKTLGEILNNRNGGLLSFGILATIWSASKGMNALTKALNRSYFQEESRSFIIARGMSVVFTIMLIAVLVVALVLPVFGRQIGVFAFSYLGLEAGFLKLWTSLRWVIPPILIYFVFSLIYWIVPNLKLHYKSVILGSAFSTIGWIVTTLGFSFYVGSYGNYSTTYGSIGTIIVLMMWLYLSAIILMLGGQINAVMSERKQALNAKEKSKAIV
- a CDS encoding YtxH domain-containing protein, translated to MGKNKFGTYIVLGALLGGAASLLDRSTRNQVVGKSKKMFSTVRYYSQNTDALKLKIQEKKDKYETMYEKFSEDASYIKEKVDEIKQLTPQVKELVVDTKEAFVESKDEYKAIVNEQTQDELGKH
- a CDS encoding sodium:alanine symporter family protein; amino-acid sequence: MLELLDRIGGFVWGPPLLILLVGTGIFLTFKLGVIQLRLLPYSLKLVFSKNQDKSSEGDISHFQALMTAMAATVGVGNIVGVATAVVLGGPGAIFWMWVAGFFGMATKYGEAILAVKYRVKDAKGQMAGGPMYYLEHGLKQKWLGVLFAIFGALAAFGIGNGTQSKAVADIMSSTFSVPHWITGVVLFVIAGMVLLGGIKVIGRVTSFFVPIMALFYIIAGLIVMVMNIHLVPEAFGIIFKFAFTGEAAAGGAIGAAIRFGVARGLFSNEAGLGSAPIAAAAAKTDLPGRQALVSMTQVLFDTLIICSITGVTIVMSGQWKDTSIQAGALTAEAFGTFLGGAGPIIVAIGLIFFATSTIFGWGYYGEKCFQYLFPNEKAVMGYRAVFVCFILVGATASLDVIWALADVLNGLMAIPNLIGLLGLSGVIILETKRFQDKLKAERENTTKE
- a CDS encoding DUF1128 domain-containing protein yields the protein MDLTKPTYENISFIVEQIKEKLRMANVDAMKPESFKTEKYDELLFMYEMVMKRQHISSNEVEAIAAELGALRK
- the motB gene encoding flagellar motor protein MotB, producing MSRRRKRRKKDSGKIDESWLLPYADLMTLLLALFIVLFASSSIDAEKLEEMSAVFNEIFDGGKGIMDHSAPSSAPIPKEYISDREEINSYIEDQKSLEGIRNRVDEYIAVHELENQFETTMTEEGLLVTIRDSILFNPGSAAIKEEYLPLAAELAELLVFDPPRQIVIAGHTDNVPMNSAEFSSNWDLSVMRAVNLLKLIMKNEHVDPLLFSAKGYGEFQPIGDNDTAEGRSKNRRVEVLIKPLILQDGTINPIE
- the motA gene encoding flagellar motor stator protein MotA; translated protein: MDFSTVIGLVIGIVALVVGMVMKGVMLESLFNMAAVLIIFLGTAASVIIAFPTSELKRVPKLFGILFKEQKLASDSEVVRMFSRWADVARREGLLSLEAKTEDIDDPFLKNGLGLAIDGQNADYIRDVLSEEVEAMEDRHASGALIFSQAGTYAPTLGVLGAVVGLIAALKDLNDINVLGAAVSAAFIATLLGIFTGYVLWHPFANKLRRKSAEESRQKMMMIEGILSVLEGEAPRVIEQKLSSYLSLEERRKLATSDRDEREAGQVVEET
- a CDS encoding aminopeptidase; translated protein: MPTFEQQLHHYAELAVEVGVNIQPDQILFINASTDSVEFVRLITEKAYDAGARQVMVDFSDDVLSRLRFEKAPEDSFAEFPEWKVLEREKLAEKGAAFMSIVSQSPDLLSGIDPTRIATAQKASGQALDKFRQLLQADTFSWTVIAAPSPAWAAKVFPNLPTEEQIPALWNAIFKAVRANTENPVEAWVEHDKTLHEKVDYLNDKRYAKLHYRAPGTDLIVDLPKGHLWCGAGSVNRQGHSFMANMPTEEVFTVPHKTGVNGYVSSTKPLSYGGNIIDNFKLTFQDGQVTEIKAEQGEDVLQQLIDTDEGAKYLGEVALVPHASPISESNILFFNTLFDENASNHFALGSAYAFCLEGGKTMPREELEEHGLNQSITHVDFMVGSEDMDIDGILEDGTAEPIFRNGNWAF
- a CDS encoding carbonic anhydrase; the protein is MALLTEILQFNEMFVEEKQYEQYVTTKFPDKRIVILTCMDTRLTELLLKSMNFKNGDVKLIKSAGAVVTHPFGGIMRSLIVAVYELQADEVFIVGHHDCGMSSIDTKKIIGHMVDRGIDSSLFNTLKYSGIDMKEWLHGFNDVTESVKNSVDLVKNHPLMDPEVPVHGLVIDPETGKLDTIINGYE
- a CDS encoding GNAT family N-acetyltransferase; translated protein: MILLEGEKCYLRILTEDDATMFTKVLIANKKYWSVFEPRQEPGFYTVSRQREKIRESIYQMRDRREYNFGIFDAKTSELIGHISLYSIKRLPFSSGFVGYSIDERQIGRGIGTEALRLVTAFAFNSVALHRVEAYVSPRNAGSIAVLEKSGYLREGLLRKILYINGVWEDHYMYAILEDDF
- a CDS encoding M3 family oligoendopeptidase: MKYSEVWDLDVFFKGGSSSPELRTHLDNVKEKINVVKENIDIFDIPTSVNESQEVFRLIELVKDTAVNLRQAGAVIGCYLAADTTDKKALLLQGEVGALGAEFQTVMLKFQQKLAKVDSDVWAKLMESTELNEFSFVLNEWREEVAIKLSEEEESLITALSVDGYHSWGQLYDQLVADIKVKVEVDGEVKELSVGQASNLSSSQHAAVRKESFEKLEVAWKDKEEFFATTLNHLAGFRLAVYEKRGWNSVLKEPLLRNRMSEDTLNAMWGAIGANKEPFVNYLNVKAEMLGTEKMNWYDLEAPVTESTKTMPYQEGAEFILKHFGEFGSELESFSRMAFEDSWIEAEDRANKRPGGFCTGMPMSEQSRIFMTYSGSMSNVATLAHELGHAFHSYVLRPVHWLNRGYAMGVAETASTFAEMIVADAAVKAAETKEEKIALLEDKIQRSVAFFMNIHARFLFETRFYEERRKGIVSAARLNTLMEEAQREAYGDALDTTHPHFWASKLHFYITQVPFYNFPYTFGYLFSLSIYAKALEEGAGFEEKYMALLRDTAVMTVEELAMKHLGEDITQEAFWAKGVALCVKDVEEFLELTAEEG
- a CDS encoding tryptophan-rich sensory protein, translated to MIRFFSMAIILFVSLIVIGTAEIVPFNGITAIEIMNRLPVLLTPASYVFLIWILIYIFLVTWLLGFWRHQRRQSGKVFNIRFLFFIISLLFNMLLILLWHYEFFMWAIIIMVGLLLTISAIYFSYPKTENLILFRVPISIFFGWSVFSFIILINYTLVFVEWSGFGISQSLWAVIFLTLATAIALHFLYHYEDKAFNIVFMWGFIGIAVKNGFDSLFVTTAALFLTAVIGACFYLFKNKQVSASE